The following are encoded together in the Methanobrevibacter sp. genome:
- the rrp42 gene encoding exosome complex protein Rrp42: MEIVPEITRQSITNLVSNDKREDGRELNEYRDVSIETDVISKAEGSARVKLGGTQVIVGIKPQLGSPFPDTPDLGVLMTNCEMLPMADPNFEPGPPSEDSIELARVVDRGIRESELVELDKLCVEEGKHVWMLFIDLHIIDNCGNLFDAAELAVMAALKSTKLPVASIVDEEVVISEDETFELPINNEVAMCTFVKIGDKMVIDPTLTEEKVASARLNVGVTKEGRICAMQKGGKKPLTKDEILYCVNTAISKTKDLMENL, encoded by the coding sequence ATGGAAATCGTACCGGAAATTACAAGACAAAGCATTACAAACCTTGTCAGTAATGATAAAAGAGAAGATGGCAGGGAATTAAACGAATATAGGGATGTTTCTATTGAAACTGATGTTATTTCTAAAGCTGAAGGTTCTGCTCGTGTAAAACTTGGTGGAACTCAAGTTATTGTAGGTATCAAACCACAACTTGGAAGCCCATTCCCAGACACTCCCGATTTGGGAGTTCTAATGACTAATTGTGAAATGTTGCCTATGGCTGATCCTAATTTTGAACCAGGACCACCTAGCGAGGATTCAATCGAGCTGGCACGTGTAGTTGATAGGGGCATTCGTGAAAGTGAATTGGTCGAATTGGATAAATTATGTGTAGAGGAAGGAAAGCATGTTTGGATGTTATTCATTGATTTGCATATAATTGATAACTGCGGAAACTTATTCGACGCAGCTGAATTGGCTGTAATGGCCGCACTCAAATCTACTAAATTGCCTGTTGCAAGCATCGTGGATGAAGAAGTGGTCATTAGTGAAGACGAAACCTTTGAATTGCCAATCAATAATGAAGTAGCAATGTGTACTTTTGTAAAGATTGGTGATAAGATGGTAATTGACCCAACATTAACTGAAGAAAAAGTGGCTAGTGCCCGTTTAAATGTTGGCGTTACTAAAGAAGGCAGAATCTGCGCAATGCAAAAAGGCGGTAAGAAACCTTTAACTAAAGATGAAATTCTTTATTGCGTAAATACGGCAATTTCAAAAACAAAAGACTTAATGGAAAATCTTTAA
- a CDS encoding molybdenum cofactor guanylyltransferase, with protein sequence MSSEIKDNENIKSCIILCGGQSRRMGRDKGSMIIQDKPMIKHILSTLNHQINEVVIVLNDKERIDRYCEFINPTEYTYTITFAEDKIKNKGPMPGIMTGLSYITSDYSLVLPCDSPYVSKNYINTIFSEIDVDYQAIVPYHDTENKLKTSEPLHSIYSKNIIPIIEDLVNHDILHIKGLIEKIDAKFVLIDNKKIEKKEFRNLNRPSDI encoded by the coding sequence ATGAGTAGTGAAATTAAAGATAACGAAAATATTAAATCTTGCATCATTTTATGTGGAGGGCAGAGTAGAAGAATGGGTCGTGACAAGGGATCTATGATTATTCAAGATAAACCTATGATAAAACACATACTTTCTACTTTAAACCACCAAATAAACGAAGTTGTTATTGTCTTAAATGATAAAGAAAGGATTGACAGGTATTGTGAATTTATAAATCCTACTGAATACACATACACCATCACATTTGCTGAAGACAAGATAAAAAATAAAGGCCCAATGCCTGGAATCATGACCGGGCTTTCATATATCACAAGCGATTATTCACTGGTATTGCCCTGTGACAGCCCCTATGTTTCAAAAAATTATATAAATACTATTTTTTCAGAAATTGATGTGGATTATCAGGCTATCGTTCCTTACCATGACACTGAAAATAAATTAAAAACATCAGAGCCTCTTCACTCAATCTACAGTAAAAATATTATTCCAATCATTGAAGATTTAGTCAATCATGATATTTTACATATCAAAGGATTGATTGAAAAAATAGATGCAAAATTCGTTTTAATTGATAATAAAAAAATAGAAAAAAAAGAATTTAGAAATCTTAATCGTCCATCAGACATTTAA
- the cbiT gene encoding precorrin-6Y C5,15-methyltransferase (decarboxylating) subunit CbiT, translated as MLEDKDFIKSCDVPGPTKEAIRAIILYKSEVSNTDKVVDCGCGTGGITCEFSQRAREVISIDTNPEAIEVCRRNLEKFGLGDNVTLINDNGSNALKDIDNIDIAIVGGSGRELENILDVIHEKLNPKGRIIITAILVDTKVEAINKLKELGYNPKIMEANVSNGRVLDRGIMMISENPIAIITAKKR; from the coding sequence ATGTTAGAGGATAAAGATTTTATTAAATCCTGTGATGTTCCAGGACCAACAAAAGAGGCCATACGCGCCATCATATTATACAAATCTGAAGTTTCCAATACTGATAAAGTTGTTGACTGCGGCTGCGGAACCGGAGGCATAACCTGTGAATTTTCACAAAGAGCTCGTGAAGTGATATCAATAGACACCAATCCTGAAGCTATTGAAGTTTGCAGAAGAAATCTTGAAAAATTTGGACTTGGAGATAATGTCACATTAATTAACGATAATGGATCAAATGCCCTGAAAGATATTGACAACATCGATATTGCCATTGTAGGAGGCAGTGGCAGAGAACTTGAAAATATCCTGGATGTAATTCATGAAAAATTAAATCCAAAAGGCAGAATCATTATTACAGCAATACTCGTCGATACTAAAGTCGAGGCAATAAATAAACTAAAAGAATTAGGTTATAATCCAAAGATTATGGAAGCGAACGTTTCTAATGGACGTGTCCTTGATCGTGGGATTATGATGATTAGTGAAAACCCAATTGCCATCATTACTGCTAAAAAACGATAA
- a CDS encoding UbiX family flavin prenyltransferase, with protein MIVVAITGASGVIYGIRLLEALNELEIENGLVISDAGKIVIESETNYSVEEVINLADNFYDFNDLTASINSGSFKADALAVVPCSMKTLSSIANGYGANTITRVADVSLKERRPTVIVPRETPLRSIHIQNMLTLSQEGAIILPAMPGFYSTHDTVDDQINFIVGKILDSLKIENSLFKRWE; from the coding sequence ATGATAGTTGTTGCAATTACGGGAGCTAGCGGAGTAATATATGGAATTAGATTGCTTGAAGCATTAAATGAATTAGAAATAGAAAACGGTTTAGTTATCAGTGACGCTGGGAAAATAGTTATTGAATCAGAAACTAATTATTCCGTTGAAGAAGTAATCAATCTGGCGGACAATTTCTATGATTTCAATGATTTAACCGCTTCCATCAATAGCGGATCATTTAAAGCGGACGCATTAGCTGTTGTCCCATGCTCTATGAAAACATTATCATCAATAGCTAACGGATATGGGGCGAATACCATTACAAGAGTAGCTGACGTTAGCCTTAAAGAAAGAAGGCCAACTGTAATTGTTCCCAGAGAAACTCCACTTAGAAGCATCCACATACAAAACATGCTGACATTATCACAAGAAGGAGCTATAATTTTACCGGCAATGCCAGGATTTTATTCAACACATGACACCGTTGATGATCAAATCAATTTCATTGTTGGAAAGATTTTAGATTCCTTGAAAATTGAAAACAGTCTATTTAAAAGGTGGGAATAA
- a CDS encoding HD domain-containing protein, protein MAGKKKFIRDSVYGDISIDKFEERIMDMPQFQRLRRIKQLGLINLIYPGATHTRFEHSVGTMNLGSKLSTELGLDNDDIELIRASALLHDIGHGPFSHVSEGVLSFPHEELTKYVITKTSMRDLLEEKFDVNKIVDIVNGQGYLGPIVSGELDVDRMDYLLRDSHNTGVAYGVIDYERIISNLKLEDGLILDMKGVQAAEGALVSRYFMYPSVYQHHTTRIVNSMFRRALEKVFDADIVNENEIYKYDDADMISIFRNCENQFANNIMSRLDTRQLLKRVKTIRLDNFKVPEKMYKIEKKALRKAEEEIGQDYDIDKDYVFINIAEYPRFDEMKTQVNVEGKLYPLNEISNIISALSKARFNIPDISVYVPKEETSKFNKFKLENYLDLPEIDREKFHGIHYDQIKLF, encoded by the coding sequence ATGGCAGGAAAGAAAAAGTTTATCAGGGATAGTGTCTATGGTGATATCAGCATAGATAAATTTGAAGAAAGAATTATGGACATGCCACAATTCCAACGTTTAAGAAGAATCAAACAGCTAGGTTTAATTAATTTAATTTACCCTGGTGCAACACACACAAGATTTGAACATTCAGTTGGAACAATGAATTTGGGATCAAAATTATCAACTGAACTAGGTTTGGATAACGATGACATTGAATTGATTAGAGCATCCGCGCTCTTGCATGATATTGGACATGGCCCATTTTCACATGTCTCAGAAGGAGTTTTATCATTTCCCCATGAAGAGCTAACCAAATACGTCATTACAAAAACATCCATGAGAGATTTACTTGAAGAGAAGTTTGATGTGAATAAAATAGTCGATATCGTTAACGGACAAGGATACCTGGGCCCGATTGTTTCCGGTGAACTTGATGTGGACAGGATGGATTACCTTTTAAGGGATTCACATAATACCGGCGTAGCTTATGGTGTAATAGATTATGAAAGAATCATTTCAAACTTAAAACTTGAAGACGGATTGATATTAGACATGAAAGGAGTTCAAGCCGCTGAAGGAGCGCTAGTGTCAAGATATTTCATGTATCCCAGTGTTTACCAACACCACACAACAAGAATCGTCAATTCAATGTTTAGAAGGGCACTTGAAAAAGTGTTTGATGCTGACATCGTTAATGAAAATGAAATCTACAAATATGATGATGCTGACATGATAAGCATTTTCAGAAACTGCGAAAACCAATTTGCAAACAACATAATGTCCAGGCTAGACACAAGACAACTCCTAAAAAGGGTTAAGACAATCAGGCTGGACAATTTCAAAGTTCCAGAAAAAATGTATAAAATTGAAAAGAAAGCCTTAAGAAAAGCCGAGGAAGAAATTGGTCAAGATTACGATATAGACAAAGATTATGTGTTTATAAATATTGCAGAATATCCTCGTTTTGATGAAATGAAAACTCAAGTTAATGTTGAGGGCAAATTATATCCATTGAATGAAATTTCAAATATTATATCTGCATTAAGTAAAGCAAGATTCAATATACCTGACATCAGCGTATATGTTCCTAAAGAGGAAACATCAAAATTCAATAAATTCAAACTGGAAAATTACCTTGATTTGCCTGAAATCGATAGAGAAAAATTCCATGGTATTCATTATGACCAGATTAAACTATTTTAG
- a CDS encoding ammonium transporter, whose translation MDMVFSAGDTAWILICSLLVLLMSIPAVAFFYGGLSKRKNVLNTIFLTFIAFSIVSVIWVVFGYQFAFGSDVSGLIGSPSNFFLQGIALDDLTGTIPTLLFVMFQCAFAGLTVALISGALVGRMKTKAWVIFTILWICLVYIPVAHWVWGGGWLMQLGALDFAGGAVVHMNSGAAALAVALVLGKRKDTSLIPHNLGYAVLGAALLWFGWMGFNGGSGLAADGLAANAIIVSNVAAALGLIVWTALDTYIVGKPTVLGAISGAVAGLVAITPAAGFVDVPGAMVIGAVAPFVSYFAIYFLKAKLGYDDALDVWGIHGMSGVWGAIATGIFAVPAVGSVAGLVAGNPYQVVIQIISVVATLAYSFTISFILAKVLDKAMGSIRVEEYEEVGGLDTNLHEESAYNFN comes from the coding sequence ATGGATATGGTTTTTAGTGCAGGTGACACAGCATGGATACTGATTTGTAGTTTATTAGTACTTTTAATGAGTATTCCTGCTGTTGCATTTTTTTATGGAGGATTAAGTAAACGTAAAAATGTTTTAAATACAATTTTTTTAACTTTCATTGCATTTTCAATTGTAAGTGTTATATGGGTGGTATTCGGTTATCAATTTGCATTTGGTAGCGATGTCAGCGGTCTTATAGGATCACCATCTAATTTCTTCTTGCAGGGAATTGCATTAGATGATTTAACAGGAACAATTCCAACATTATTGTTTGTAATGTTCCAATGTGCTTTTGCAGGATTGACTGTTGCCCTTATTTCAGGAGCATTAGTTGGAAGGATGAAAACAAAAGCATGGGTAATCTTTACAATATTATGGATATGTTTAGTATACATCCCTGTAGCCCACTGGGTATGGGGAGGAGGATGGTTAATGCAATTAGGCGCTCTTGACTTTGCAGGAGGAGCGGTAGTTCATATGAACTCCGGTGCAGCCGCATTAGCTGTTGCATTGGTGTTAGGTAAAAGAAAAGACACTTCATTAATTCCTCACAACCTAGGATATGCAGTACTTGGTGCAGCATTGCTCTGGTTTGGATGGATGGGATTCAATGGAGGATCAGGACTTGCAGCTGACGGTCTTGCAGCAAATGCAATTATAGTATCAAATGTTGCTGCAGCTTTAGGATTAATTGTTTGGACAGCTTTGGATACATATATTGTTGGAAAACCAACAGTATTAGGTGCAATTTCTGGTGCTGTAGCTGGACTAGTGGCTATTACTCCTGCGGCAGGTTTTGTCGATGTTCCAGGTGCAATGGTAATAGGTGCAGTAGCTCCGTTTGTGTCTTACTTTGCAATCTACTTCCTGAAAGCAAAACTTGGATACGACGATGCATTAGATGTATGGGGAATACATGGTATGTCTGGTGTTTGGGGTGCAATTGCAACTGGAATATTTGCAGTGCCGGCAGTAGGCAGTGTTGCAGGTTTAGTTGCAGGAAACCCTTATCAAGTTGTTATACAAATAATTAGTGTTGTTGCCACTTTAGCTTATTCATTCACAATAAGTTTCATATTGGCTAAAGTGTTAGACAAAGCAATGGGCAGCATTAGAGTTGAAGAGTATGAGGAAGTCGGTGGACTTGACACAAATCTTCATGAGGAATCAGCATATAATTTTAACTAG
- a CDS encoding P-II family nitrogen regulator, which produces MKSIVAIIRQEKYQDVKNALLAVGCEGMNVSEVKGRGSQRGIKESYRGSSYCIDLIPKTRIEIVVKEEGVDTIVEAIKKGAHTGNIGDGKIFIYPMDNVIRIRTGEEGDAAV; this is translated from the coding sequence ATGAAAAGTATTGTTGCAATCATAAGACAAGAAAAATATCAGGATGTTAAAAACGCCCTTTTGGCTGTCGGATGTGAAGGCATGAATGTATCCGAGGTAAAAGGTCGTGGAAGTCAAAGAGGAATTAAGGAATCATACAGGGGATCCAGTTACTGTATTGATTTGATTCCAAAAACACGTATTGAAATTGTTGTTAAAGAAGAAGGTGTAGACACAATTGTTGAAGCAATCAAAAAGGGTGCCCATACTGGAAATATTGGGGATGGAAAAATATTCATCTATCCTATGGACAACGTAATTAGAATAAGGACTGGTGAAGAGGGGGATGCTGCAGTGTAG
- a CDS encoding S24/S26 family peptidase → MAKKTILVLIILILLAFLALNILGANSVEVYIDGENVSAKTNTLSNIDRESMNLEICDYTFEVMDNTSANITTLKEGINDICSRYGLENVNINIDSSIGENQIPILVEVDGTSMLPTLENGQDVLLNKTHDIQVGDIVVAKSDEYGRIIKRVDEINGNSIHLVSDNKNVSYEYINGELYLVKGISTWVDISDINGVAISY, encoded by the coding sequence ATGGCAAAAAAAACCATTTTAGTTTTAATTATACTTATTTTATTGGCATTTTTGGCATTGAATATTCTAGGAGCGAATTCCGTTGAGGTCTACATTGATGGCGAAAATGTTAGCGCTAAAACAAATACCCTGTCAAATATCGATAGGGAAAGCATGAATCTTGAAATCTGTGATTATACATTTGAAGTCATGGACAACACCAGCGCCAACATCACTACATTAAAAGAAGGGATAAACGATATCTGCAGCCGTTACGGCTTGGAAAATGTCAACATTAACATTGACTCCAGCATTGGTGAAAACCAGATTCCAATCTTAGTGGAGGTTGACGGAACTTCAATGCTTCCTACCCTGGAAAACGGCCAGGATGTTCTATTAAACAAAACCCATGACATCCAAGTTGGAGACATAGTCGTTGCAAAATCAGATGAATACGGCAGAATCATAAAAAGAGTCGATGAAATCAATGGAAATTCCATTCACCTGGTGAGTGACAATAAGAACGTTTCATACGAATACATTAATGGTGAATTGTATCTTGTCAAAGGCATAAGCACATGGGTTGACATCTCTGACATTAACGGTGTGGCAATATCATATTAA
- the aroD gene encoding type I 3-dehydroquinate dehydratase has protein sequence MYSQTKIAIPIFQKNCNDVIEVANDCISKGADVLEFRIDALSNPDIKEIKNTIEEINFPTIATNRINTEGGSFKGTEEERFNILYECCDVADYVDIELQSDDEYINRIHETGVTTIVSYHDFEKTPNLNEITYIVEKEQELGDIAKVAFMPQDLEDTLTILAVLSHCKDTIAISMGDLGSYTRVMASKFDSPITFAAGTDVTAPGQIDIETMKALLNMDLDIMDQ, from the coding sequence ATGTATTCGCAAACTAAGATTGCAATTCCAATTTTTCAGAAGAATTGCAATGATGTAATTGAAGTGGCTAATGATTGCATTAGCAAAGGTGCTGACGTATTGGAATTTAGAATAGATGCACTTTCAAATCCCGATATAAAAGAAATAAAAAATACAATCGAGGAAATTAACTTTCCGACAATAGCCACAAATAGAATCAACACCGAAGGCGGGTCCTTTAAAGGCACAGAGGAAGAAAGGTTCAATATCTTATATGAATGCTGTGACGTTGCGGATTATGTGGACATCGAACTTCAAAGTGACGATGAATACATCAACAGGATTCATGAAACCGGAGTTACAACCATCGTCTCATATCATGATTTTGAAAAGACTCCAAATCTAAATGAAATTACATACATCGTTGAAAAGGAGCAAGAGCTTGGAGATATAGCAAAGGTTGCTTTCATGCCGCAGGATTTGGAGGACACATTGACAATCCTTGCCGTTCTTTCACATTGCAAGGACACAATAGCCATTTCTATGGGCGATTTGGGAAGTTACACCAGAGTCATGGCATCAAAATTCGACTCACCGATTACCTTTGCTGCCGGAACTGACGTTACTGCACCAGGTCAAATTGATATTGAAACCATGAAAGCGCTGCTTAACATGGACCTGGACATAATGGATCAGTGA
- the sucD gene encoding succinate--CoA ligase subunit alpha, with translation MILLNEDTKCLVQGITGKQGSFHTEQMLNYNTNIVAGITPGKGGQMFLDKVPIFNSIEEATEEVDINSSIIFVPAKFAKDAAFEAIRHLDLVVIISEHIPVHDSMKIMAYAKEMGTTIIGPNTPGIISPGVGKLGIMPTHIFSEGNVGVISRSGTLTYEIASELTNAGIGQSTCVGIGGDPVTGDNYVDILKRFEKDDATDAVVLIGEIGGTAEERAAKFIAEEMGKPVVSYIAGRTAPPGKRMGHAGAIIQGNSGTVESKTKALNDAGVEVAIKPSEIVDLLKKVI, from the coding sequence ATGATTTTATTAAACGAAGATACAAAATGTTTAGTTCAAGGAATAACCGGTAAACAAGGTTCCTTTCACACTGAACAGATGTTAAATTACAACACTAATATTGTTGCAGGCATCACTCCTGGAAAAGGAGGGCAAATGTTTTTAGACAAAGTTCCAATTTTCAATTCAATTGAAGAGGCAACAGAAGAGGTTGACATTAACTCTTCAATCATTTTTGTACCTGCGAAATTTGCAAAAGACGCCGCATTTGAAGCAATCAGGCATTTGGATTTGGTTGTTATTATATCCGAGCATATACCGGTTCATGACAGCATGAAAATCATGGCATATGCAAAGGAAATGGGAACAACAATTATCGGGCCTAACACTCCTGGAATCATATCCCCTGGAGTGGGTAAATTAGGCATCATGCCTACCCATATCTTTTCTGAAGGAAATGTCGGTGTCATCTCAAGAAGCGGTACATTAACATATGAGATTGCAAGCGAACTTACCAATGCTGGAATTGGACAAAGTACCTGTGTAGGTATCGGCGGGGATCCAGTCACTGGAGATAACTATGTGGATATCTTAAAAAGATTTGAAAAAGATGATGCTACCGATGCAGTTGTTTTAATCGGTGAGATTGGAGGAACTGCAGAAGAAAGAGCAGCCAAATTCATTGCAGAGGAAATGGGCAAACCTGTAGTCTCTTACATTGCAGGAAGAACCGCACCTCCAGGCAAAAGGATGGGTCATGCCGGAGCTATCATCCAAGGAAATTCCGGTACTGTCGAAAGTAAAACCAAAGCTTTGAATGATGCTGGCGTTGAAGTTGCAATCAAACCATCCGAAATTGTAGATTTACTTAAAAAGGTTATCTAA
- the hmgA gene encoding hydroxymethylglutaryl-CoA reductase (NADPH), with protein sequence MTNQEIIDKLLNGEMKLYQVDKQVDAKDATDIRREFLEQKYSIDLSNISNYSIDMERASARNIENSIGVLQLPMGIAGPLKINGEFCKREVFVPLATSEGALVASINRGASAITASSGANSRVISDIMTRAPAIKCEGAVDALKIKQWFIDNFSQLKEIAESTTSHGKLLKIDPILIVGNYVYPRFVFSTGDSMGMNMVTIASEKILDKLASETTATHLALSGNVCVDKKPAAINIVEGRGKSVIADILIPKEIVEKKLKTTTDSIVEVNIAKNLIGSAASGSLGFNAHYANMVAAIFLATGQDAAHVVEGSLGITTAENRNGDLYFSVNLPDLPVATVGGGTGLEVAHEGLEILGVAGSGKAKEFAEIVASTVLAGELSLVGAIAAGHLARAHQEHGRG encoded by the coding sequence ATGACAAATCAGGAAATTATTGATAAATTATTAAATGGTGAAATGAAGCTTTACCAGGTTGATAAACAGGTTGATGCTAAGGATGCAACGGATATTAGAAGGGAATTTCTAGAACAGAAATACTCCATAGACTTATCCAATATTTCAAATTATTCCATTGACATGGAAAGGGCATCTGCCAGAAACATTGAAAATTCAATCGGAGTTCTGCAGCTTCCAATGGGAATTGCAGGGCCATTGAAAATAAATGGTGAATTCTGTAAAAGAGAAGTTTTCGTTCCTCTTGCAACATCTGAAGGAGCATTGGTTGCATCAATAAACAGAGGAGCATCTGCCATTACTGCATCAAGCGGTGCAAATTCAAGGGTCATATCTGACATCATGACAAGGGCGCCTGCCATAAAGTGTGAAGGGGCAGTCGATGCATTAAAGATTAAGCAATGGTTTATTGATAATTTCTCACAATTGAAAGAAATTGCCGAAAGCACAACATCCCATGGAAAATTATTGAAAATAGATCCTATCTTAATTGTTGGAAATTATGTTTATCCTCGTTTTGTTTTCTCAACTGGAGACAGTATGGGCATGAACATGGTTACAATAGCCAGTGAAAAAATATTGGATAAATTGGCTAGTGAAACTACAGCGACACATCTGGCATTGAGCGGAAATGTTTGCGTTGACAAGAAACCTGCTGCTATAAACATTGTTGAAGGAAGAGGAAAAAGCGTTATAGCAGACATATTAATTCCAAAGGAAATAGTTGAAAAGAAATTGAAGACAACTACAGACTCTATTGTCGAAGTGAACATCGCTAAAAACTTGATTGGTTCTGCAGCCAGTGGCAGTTTGGGTTTCAATGCCCATTATGCGAATATGGTTGCAGCGATATTCTTGGCAACCGGTCAGGATGCAGCACATGTCGTTGAAGGTTCATTGGGCATTACCACAGCTGAAAACAGAAATGGGGATTTGTATTTTTCAGTTAACTTGCCTGACTTGCCTGTAGCCACTGTGGGCGGAGGAACCGGTCTGGAAGTGGCTCATGAGGGACTTGAAATTTTAGGCGTAGCGGGTTCCGGTAAAGCTAAGGAATTTGCTGAAATTGTTGCAAGTACTGTTTTGGCCGGTGAATTATCACTTGTTGGAGCAATTGCTGCAGGACACCTTGCCAGGGCTCATCAGGAACATGGAAGAGGATAA
- a CDS encoding bile acid:sodium symporter family protein: protein MKRIFKFIEKYFFIIILLAVVISLVYPNSFKWVLSEYNGINILNLLLSVILFTMGTTLKVDDFVNVFKNPKEISVGLLAQYVIMPILAFCLAKMFSLNDALTVGIILVGTVPGGTASDVITFLSKGDVALSVSLTALSTVISPILTPMITLLLIGNQIHFNPTDMFISILEIVIIPIILGLTLNYKFPKFCDELKDYLPAISSIVICLIVAGVIGTNKQAILTSSAIIIVVIILQYFIAMFLGFGVGYLAGMDKKQIVTIAIELSFQNSGLSTGLAKNHFPNLSQATVPGALYSVWQNLAGSIFAYVFRRFV, encoded by the coding sequence ATGAAAAGGATTTTTAAATTCATTGAAAAATATTTTTTCATAATTATATTGCTTGCAGTTGTTATTTCTTTAGTCTACCCAAATTCATTTAAATGGGTTTTGAGTGAATATAACGGTATAAATATATTGAATTTATTATTAAGCGTCATTCTTTTTACAATGGGAACTACATTAAAGGTTGATGACTTTGTTAATGTATTTAAAAATCCAAAAGAAATCTCTGTTGGGCTTTTGGCACAATATGTCATAATGCCCATTTTAGCATTTTGTCTTGCAAAAATGTTTTCCTTAAATGATGCATTGACGGTCGGTATTATTTTAGTTGGAACCGTTCCAGGAGGTACCGCTTCTGATGTTATAACTTTTCTTTCCAAAGGAGACGTGGCATTATCTGTTTCATTAACAGCCCTTTCCACTGTGATTTCGCCGATTTTAACTCCAATGATTACATTATTGTTAATAGGCAATCAAATTCATTTTAATCCGACTGACATGTTTATTTCCATCCTTGAGATTGTCATCATACCAATCATTTTAGGTTTAACATTGAATTATAAGTTTCCTAAATTCTGTGATGAGTTAAAAGATTATTTGCCTGCAATATCCTCAATTGTAATTTGTTTAATTGTTGCTGGAGTAATAGGAACTAATAAACAGGCTATTCTAACTTCATCTGCTATCATAATCGTGGTTATTATTTTACAGTATTTCATTGCGATGTTTCTCGGATTTGGTGTTGGTTATTTGGCCGGAATGGACAAGAAGCAAATTGTTACCATTGCAATTGAACTTTCATTTCAAAATTCTGGCTTATCAACTGGCCTTGCAAAGAACCACTTTCCAAACCTGTCCCAGGCAACAGTTCCAGGAGCTCTTTATTCGGTTTGGCAGAATCTTGCAGGATCAATTTTTGCTTATGTATTTAGAAGATTTGTCTAA